AACAAACTTCCAACTCCAAAAAATTCATCTCCACCATGATCCGGTAAACCCGTTACGGCAAGAATAGTTTTAGCCGATAAGTCTAAGATAGCCGATTTGAAAATTGTTTTTGTATTTAAGAAACTGTAAACTGAATTTGCAGCATCAACATCATTAGGAATATAAGAGATAAAAACTTTTTCTCCTCCTAACGGATATGCCGCCAGAACTTTTCCTTTTAAAGTACTCGTCTCAATATCAAAAAAGTATCCGGGATCAAACTTAGCATCTCCTTTTTTGATACGCAAAACTCCGGAAGCAGCTGTTGTAACAGGATAACCTCCTGCACGAGCATTTGAAGAAAATGTGTAAATATCTCCTGACTCTGTCTGAACAATTCCTGTATTGGTGTAATAAATTCCAATTGCAGTTGTTCTGGTGTCTTTTATTGTAGTTACATATTCTAAAGAAGGGTATTTATAAACTCTCATAGTAGCATCAGACGATAATACTTTATTTGTTCCGTCGGTTACATCTTTAGTATAAACAGGAACAAAAAGTTTATCTCCTGATACTGCAGCTCCGGTTGGCCAGTATAGAATCTTTTTATTCTCCTGACTTACAGCAAAATCGTTAAACTTACGTCCTTCTATAGAAATGGTAGTCGGGTTATAAATCATAAGCTCATAATCAGAAGAACTTCCGTCCCAGGTAGCTCCAATGTTGATTAGTTTTTTATCATCAGTATATCCCACTGCGTACGAAGATTCAAAAGCTAGTTTACCTCCTTGCACTAGTTTCCCTGCACTGTTAAGGCTAAACGAAGCTGCTCCTTCGTCGTCTGTACTTAATGCAAAAAAAGTATTAGCAATAGGAAAACAACTTCCGCCCTGCTCGATTCCCACGCCTTTTGCACTAATTTCGCCGTTCATTAACTGATCTGTAGAATTAAAATCAAGAATATACTGTGTGTAATCGTCCAGCCAGTAAGAGGCAACATATTTAGTACCGTTTATAGCTGGTTCAGTCGAAGGTGAATCACTATCACTACTGCATGAAAAAATAGATAGTGACAGACAGGCTAATGCAAAGCATTTTGCGAATTTGTTTACAAACATGATTAAATTTATTAAGGGTTATTATTATTGTTTAATTATTGAAGAAAATATCTGAACTTAATCGAAAAGGCTCTTCCTGGTTTTTGTACTTTAAAATAGTCGTAGACCTTTACATCAGTGATATTTCTACATTCAAAAGCCAGATTATATTTTCCGTTTAAGAAAGAATAAGCAATCATTGCATTTTGAGTAAACTGTTCCGGAATTGCTTTTTTAGTTTCCAGATTTCCTAAAACCGGCCAGGTCAGGTAAAAAGCATCGATATAATTTGCACTTGCATTTACAGAAAGTCGGTCACCCTGATATTTGATATTTTTAAAATTAAAAGTCAGATCTGCATTACCAAAAAAGATTGGAACGTTTGGCAATTGTGCATCATACAAGGCATCGGGACTGGTTGTTCCTGTTTTAAATTTATTCTTGTTCAGGCTTTTTTGATAGGTTCCGTTTATTTCGAAAGTAAGCAACTCATCATATCCATATCTAAAAACACCGTCAACTCCTGTAATTTGTACATTTTGAAGATTTTCAAAAACAGTTTTGTCTCCTTCTTGTTTCTCTCTGATAAAATCTTTTGCTTCTCTGTAGATTAAACTGGTTTCGGCACTGAAATGATTCTTGTTTTGCTGCGTTAGAAATGCCAGTCCTAAATTGGCATTGTCGCTGCTTTCCGGCTTCAGACCAATATTGCTGTTTATTGTTAAACCATCTCCCAGCATTTCGGTCGCTGAAGGCAATCGATATGCATGTTCATAGGATCCTTTTATTTGAAGTTTATCTGATAAATGATACGCCGAAGTAGCTCCATATCCATAATTTGTTGACGATGCTGACTGGGTAATCGAGTTGGCAATCATTTTAGTAGACAAATCATACATTTTACCAAAAGCAGAAATGGCTAATCGGTTTTCCAGTCCGCTAAAGTTGTAACCGAAACCTAAAATATTTTTATCAATACTGGGTTTTCCAAGTTCAACAACCTTTAAATATTCGTCGGTTTCTTTACGTGTATATCCTAAATACGTGTAATTGAAAGCTATCGAATGTTGCTTACTTAACTCGTATTTTAAATTTGATGTTACCTGCGAATTGGCCTCGTCATACACATATATTGTTTTGTTGCCCAACTCTCCTTTGTCATTGGCTCCCGCAAATTGCCTGTACACATAATTTCCTGTCCAGTCATACACTCTCGAAGAGGTATCTACAGAACGATTGTTTACTAAAGCATAAGTAGTATTAACATTAAGTGATAAACCTTTAGTAAAAAGATTGTCTTTCTTGTATTTTAGGGAAGTAATAAAGCTTTCACTGTCTGTAAATGCCTGTCCAACGACTTTTTGCATGGTTCTCCCCTGCTGAATTTCTTTTTTATTTCCGGCAACAGCAAAACCTACAAGCAAATAATCTGCAAAACTTTTATTCTTAAATCCTGCTTCGGCCATTATGGTTCCCGATTTATAAGCATCGTGAAAATGCTTGTATTGCTGTTCCGGCAAAAACTTTGAAGTATTTTTATCTACAACGCTTACATCAACTTTGTAATCGTTATCAGAATAATTGGCAAAAGCATTAACATTGGCAATAAAACCATCTCTGCCTGAAAATCTTGTATTTACTGCTGCTCTGTGTGTATTAAATGAACCATAACTATATGAAGCATCAACATAACGATTCACATTTTTATTGGTTACAATATTAACCGCTCCTCCCAATGCATCTGCACCTAATTCGATTGGAACAACCCCTTTGTAAACATCAATTCGTTCGGCCATATTAACCGGAATATTATTTAGGGTAAGCGCAGAACCATAACTATCCATAGGAACTCCGTCCAGAAAAAATTTGACCTGATTTCCGGAAAATCCATTCAGTGAAAAATTAAAAGCAGATCCTAATCCTCCATATTCCCGAATACGAACCCCGGTTGTTTTATTTAAAACCTGATTTAAATCTGCAGAGGTATTATACGTTTTTTTAAGATCTACTGCTGTGATATTATAAGCCTGTTCACGTACTCTTTGCACTCTAGATTTACCAATCACGGCAACCTCATTTAAAGCCGCCATATCTTCCTCTAGTGTAATATCCTGTTTCGACAGAATTCCTTGCTTTAAAAAAATAGCTGCCTCTGTTGTTTTATAACCAATATGAGTAACAAGTAAAGTGTAATTACCTGCTTCGGCATTAATCCTGTACTCGCCTTTGCTATTGGTTAAAGTGGTGTAAACTGTTCCTTTTAAAGCTACCGAAACTCCTTCGGCAGGTTTGCCAGGACTGGTAAAAATGATTCCGTTTAAACTAGCTTTGCTTTTTTGTGAATACCCTTGAAGTGAAGTGAATAGAATTGTAATCAAGAGCAATAACTTACTTATTTGCATCAGATAAATTTTGATTTGAAAATTAAATTTCAACAAAATTAAGCCCTCAGAATAGTTTTTCCTAATTATTTTTAATTATTCTAAATAAGAATAGTAATTAACTTTTTAACCTAAATATCAATAAAAAATAGAATGGTTCTTAGACAAAAACCATCTTTATCTTAAGATTTGCTTAAGATAATTAAATGAAAAAGTTAAATTTTCAAGCCGATTTTTAACTCTAAAATCTGAAAATGGCATAAAAAAAGCCCATTTACAAAATAAATGGGCTTCTAAAAATTCTATACTTTTTTAGATCTCCAGATCTAAAAGTGTTTCTTTCATCTCTTCTATAATAATTTTAATATCATTCTCTGTAGTACGCCAATTTACAAAAGACGCTCTGATTCCTTTACGGTTCTGATAAACTGTTGGTGTCATAAATACTTTTCCCTTATCATTTAAACGTGCCAAAAACTCACTTACATTTTCCTGGTTCTGATTGCCTTTTAATGTAAAACAAACGTTATTAAGATGAATTGGGGCCATTAATTCAAAACCTTCTGCTTCAATTAAGGCATTTCCAAAATGAAGTGCCAATGCCGTACTGTTTTCAATAATATCTTTGTATCCTTCTTTTCCATATGCTTTTAAAGAAAACCAGGCTGGAAGTGCTCTTAATCGTCTGGAATTTTCAGGCAATACATTTAAGTAATTAAAATTCTCTAACGGATTTCCTAAATACGGTGCATTAGAATTCTGAAAAGTTTCAATCTGTAACATTACATGCTCTTTTTTAATGAGATAAAAAGCACTTTCATATGGTACATTTAGCCATTTATGGCAATCAATTGTAATACTGTCTGCTCCATCCCAACCCTCAACCAAATGTTTAAACTTATCTGAAACCGCTGCAAAACCACCAAATGCAGCATCAATGTGCCACCAGAATTTGTACTTTTCTCTTAGCTTACCAATAGCTTCAAAATCATCAAAGTCTGCTGTATTAACGGTTCCTGCACTCGAAATCAAAATAAAAGGTTGACCATTTAACTGTTTTATTTTTTCTTCTAAATCTACCAGATCAATTGCTTCACGATTATCTTCTATCGTTTTTACAACAGTATAGTTTTGGCTTCCGATACCTAACATAGATAAGCATTTTACAGAAGAGGAATGTGGTGTAGCTGTCAAAATATGAACTGGTATTGAAATTCCTTCCTTTGCAAAATCCTTTCCGGATTGTTTTCCAAACCATTGTCTTGCAACTCCCAAACAAGTGAAGTTTGACATTGTTGCTCCGGTTACAAAACCACCTAAAAAAGTTTCCGGTAATGCTAACAACTGCAACAATAAGCTAATTGTTTCAAATTCTATAAGTGCCGAAGCTCCACCTTGTGCTTTTATTGCCTGTGTATTTTGATCGTACACTGCCGCTAACCAATCACCTACAACAGATGCCGGCGTTGAACCTCCTGTAACAAACCCTAAATATCGTGGTCCGGGTGACGATACCATCAAAGGTGCTAATCTTTCATTAAATTCTTTCAGTGTTTCTAATGATCCTAAACCGAATTCATTCAGAATCTGATTGGGGTCAACAGATGCTTTACTCGAAGTGGGAATTGTATCCAGGTTATTTAAAAATTTAATTCCTTGCTGTTTTGCTTTTTCTAAGATATTTTCAAAATCGTTTAGATCTTGTTGCAGTATTGAATTCATAAGTTTGTTGTATTAGTTATGTTCACGCAGATTGCGTGGATAAAAGCAGATTTATAAAGATTTTATAATTTTAGTTAAAAAAAACTACCATTTGGTTTTTTCAGAAAACCTTGAAACAAGCATAGATGAAATCACATCTCCATTGGCATTTAACAAAGTAGCGATTGGATCAACCAAGGTGCCTAAAATCATGGCAACAGGTAAAGCCTGCTCCATTGGGAAACCATAAACAGTAATTGCCAGAACTTCACCAATATAACCTCCGTTTGGGATTCCGCCTTCTACAATGGAAACAATAATAGTAATTCCTAATGCCAGAAGTATGGTTGAAGGCTCTGTAAAATCTTTTCCAAACATGGCAAACAGAAAAGTGATTTTAAGAATCGATGACATACTCGAACCGTCTTTATGCAATGGTGCTCCGAGCGGAATAACCAGATTTCGAACGTGCGCCGGAATTCCCATTTTTTGTGCTGCATCCAGATTGGCCGGAATCGTTGCAATACTGCTGCAGGTTCCTATTGCGGTTAAAGAAGGTGTAATGTTATTACTCCAAAAAACTTTAAAAGCTCTTTTTCCGCCAGCAATAAGTGCATATAAACTGAAAAATGTAAAGAAGTAAAATACACAGGCAGCATAATAAACCGCCATAGGTTTTGCATAAATTCCAAACAATTGAGGTCCAAAAACACCAACCTGGTAGGCAAAATAAGCTCCTAAACCAATTGGCGCAAATTTCATTATGATGTTTAAAAGTTGTTTCATAACCTCGTTTCCTGAATCCAGAAAACTTTTGAAAGCATTTCCTTTTTCTCCAGATTGTAAAGTGGCAAAACCAATTAGAAATGAAAATATTATCAGCGCCAGCATGCTTTTTCGAGATAACAATTCGAAAAAATCATTTGCAGTAAGCAATTTTGCGATTTGATCTCCAGCAGATCCTGATTGAATTTCTTCAAACGGAACTTTGGTAATTGCTATATCCTGATGAATTGGAAAAAGATATACAGCACAAATCATGACAATGGCCGAAATAAGAAGTGTAGTCAGAAAAACCAATACCATCACAATGAATAGCTTTCCCAGTTTTTCTGTTCGTTCCAGATTAGCAATCGAAGAACCAATTGTAAAGAAAATCAACGGAATAATAGCGGTAAAAAGCAAATTCAGAAAAATATCTCCCAATGGTTTTATGACCAAAACTTTTTCTCCAAAAATTAACCCAAAAACACTTCCGACTACTATACCGCCAAGAAGTAAAAGTATACTGCTGTAACTTTGTAGAAAATTGATTTTTTTAACTTCCATGATTTTAATGAGGATTATAATTCAGAAAGATTAATAATAAAGAATGAAAGTACTAAAAAAAACTGCGAGAATTATTTTTTGCCACAGATTAAAAGATTTAAAAGGATTTTTTAATCTGCGTTAATCCTTATAATCTGTGGCAAAAAACTTTTATTTTTCCAGAACAATCGTTGTAAAAGCTCTATCAACCAATTCTCCTGTTTTGCTTTTTACTTTTTCGGTCTGACTTTCGGTGTGAACAATTTTAAAAGCTGTTTTCTCAATTAGTTTCTGCGCTTTTTCAGTACTGTAAAGCTCAAATTCAAATTGTGTAAACGGAAGTGTCTTCATAAAATCTTCTTCAGCAAATGTCAAACAGAATTTTCCATTTGGCTTTAAAACCCGATAAATTTCTGAAAGTAGTTCTTCAGGTTTCTGCCAGAAATAAAGCGTATTTACTGTAAATATTTTATCGAAAAATTCAGTCTCAAACGGAATTTTGTTTCCATCATAAAGCGAGAAGAAAGCTTGTTTTTGGGAAACAAAATTTCGGTTAATCTGGCGTGCTTCCTGAAACATTAGTTCAGACATTTCAAGTCCGTAATATTTTAGGTTTTCAGCCAGTTCGAAAAGAAATTCCAGATGTCCCCCGTTTCCGTGACCCAATTCCAAAATTTTATTTCCTTTGGATATATTTAGATTTTGGATGGAATGCCGAGTCATATTGATGTTTGTTTCGTGCATCATATTGGCCATTTCGATTCCTTTTTCTCCCGATGGATGTTTTAATTGAGAGGCAATGGCTTGTAATTCTTCTTGTTTCATAATCGTTAAAGTTAAATTCCAAATAATCCCGATAGCTATCGGGACCAAAATCCAAATTAAGCGCT
The sequence above is drawn from the Flavobacterium sp. N2038 genome and encodes:
- a CDS encoding DUF4374 domain-containing protein; this translates as MFVNKFAKCFALACLSLSIFSCSSDSDSPSTEPAINGTKYVASYWLDDYTQYILDFNSTDQLMNGEISAKGVGIEQGGSCFPIANTFFALSTDDEGAASFSLNSAGKLVQGGKLAFESSYAVGYTDDKKLINIGATWDGSSSDYELMIYNPTTISIEGRKFNDFAVSQENKKILYWPTGAAVSGDKLFVPVYTKDVTDGTNKVLSSDATMRVYKYPSLEYVTTIKDTRTTAIGIYYTNTGIVQTESGDIYTFSSNARAGGYPVTTAASGVLRIKKGDAKFDPGYFFDIETSTLKGKVLAAYPLGGEKVFISYIPNDVDAANSVYSFLNTKTIFKSAILDLSAKTILAVTGLPDHGGDEFFGVGSLFVENGKAYKSFVTGNEARVYQIDIATGVAKAGALIKEGLYLPTIGKLTY
- a CDS encoding TonB-dependent receptor; translated protein: MQISKLLLLITILFTSLQGYSQKSKASLNGIIFTSPGKPAEGVSVALKGTVYTTLTNSKGEYRINAEAGNYTLLVTHIGYKTTEAAIFLKQGILSKQDITLEEDMAALNEVAVIGKSRVQRVREQAYNITAVDLKKTYNTSADLNQVLNKTTGVRIREYGGLGSAFNFSLNGFSGNQVKFFLDGVPMDSYGSALTLNNIPVNMAERIDVYKGVVPIELGADALGGAVNIVTNKNVNRYVDASYSYGSFNTHRAAVNTRFSGRDGFIANVNAFANYSDNDYKVDVSVVDKNTSKFLPEQQYKHFHDAYKSGTIMAEAGFKNKSFADYLLVGFAVAGNKKEIQQGRTMQKVVGQAFTDSESFITSLKYKKDNLFTKGLSLNVNTTYALVNNRSVDTSSRVYDWTGNYVYRQFAGANDKGELGNKTIYVYDEANSQVTSNLKYELSKQHSIAFNYTYLGYTRKETDEYLKVVELGKPSIDKNILGFGYNFSGLENRLAISAFGKMYDLSTKMIANSITQSASSTNYGYGATSAYHLSDKLQIKGSYEHAYRLPSATEMLGDGLTINSNIGLKPESSDNANLGLAFLTQQNKNHFSAETSLIYREAKDFIREKQEGDKTVFENLQNVQITGVDGVFRYGYDELLTFEINGTYQKSLNKNKFKTGTTSPDALYDAQLPNVPIFFGNADLTFNFKNIKYQGDRLSVNASANYIDAFYLTWPVLGNLETKKAIPEQFTQNAMIAYSFLNGKYNLAFECRNITDVKVYDYFKVQKPGRAFSIKFRYFLQ
- a CDS encoding pyridoxal phosphate-dependent decarboxylase family protein; amino-acid sequence: MNSILQQDLNDFENILEKAKQQGIKFLNNLDTIPTSSKASVDPNQILNEFGLGSLETLKEFNERLAPLMVSSPGPRYLGFVTGGSTPASVVGDWLAAVYDQNTQAIKAQGGASALIEFETISLLLQLLALPETFLGGFVTGATMSNFTCLGVARQWFGKQSGKDFAKEGISIPVHILTATPHSSSVKCLSMLGIGSQNYTVVKTIEDNREAIDLVDLEEKIKQLNGQPFILISSAGTVNTADFDDFEAIGKLREKYKFWWHIDAAFGGFAAVSDKFKHLVEGWDGADSITIDCHKWLNVPYESAFYLIKKEHVMLQIETFQNSNAPYLGNPLENFNYLNVLPENSRRLRALPAWFSLKAYGKEGYKDIIENSTALALHFGNALIEAEGFELMAPIHLNNVCFTLKGNQNQENVSEFLARLNDKGKVFMTPTVYQNRKGIRASFVNWRTTENDIKIIIEEMKETLLDLEI
- a CDS encoding dicarboxylate/amino acid:cation symporter — encoded protein: MEVKKINFLQSYSSILLLLGGIVVGSVFGLIFGEKVLVIKPLGDIFLNLLFTAIIPLIFFTIGSSIANLERTEKLGKLFIVMVLVFLTTLLISAIVMICAVYLFPIHQDIAITKVPFEEIQSGSAGDQIAKLLTANDFFELLSRKSMLALIIFSFLIGFATLQSGEKGNAFKSFLDSGNEVMKQLLNIIMKFAPIGLGAYFAYQVGVFGPQLFGIYAKPMAVYYAACVFYFFTFFSLYALIAGGKRAFKVFWSNNITPSLTAIGTCSSIATIPANLDAAQKMGIPAHVRNLVIPLGAPLHKDGSSMSSILKITFLFAMFGKDFTEPSTILLALGITIIVSIVEGGIPNGGYIGEVLAITVYGFPMEQALPVAMILGTLVDPIATLLNANGDVISSMLVSRFSEKTKW
- a CDS encoding class I SAM-dependent methyltransferase is translated as MKQEELQAIASQLKHPSGEKGIEMANMMHETNINMTRHSIQNLNISKGNKILELGHGNGGHLEFLFELAENLKYYGLEMSELMFQEARQINRNFVSQKQAFFSLYDGNKIPFETEFFDKIFTVNTLYFWQKPEELLSEIYRVLKPNGKFCLTFAEEDFMKTLPFTQFEFELYSTEKAQKLIEKTAFKIVHTESQTEKVKSKTGELVDRAFTTIVLEK